The Podospora bellae-mahoneyi strain CBS 112042 chromosome 7, whole genome shotgun sequence genome includes a window with the following:
- a CDS encoding hypothetical protein (EggNog:ENOG503P1MT; COG:D) produces MSRTTTLRKYGKSERKTRAEQLFEALPTSPPTTRKAKVEVESHEVTRITKQLVSVTLDEKVVIQDKEEIPSTTPTPPSSAPPPPPPEQQPSTPKQPQSPPPRRRIAPTPVPKDEPVSGRLPQKPSQPYSEEEDSTFHSDTSSTSSTLRTLTWSEICPPSNTIEKIAEASYAEVYRITNTLGTSIIKVIRLDSPIKPQTKAQSRSGLVDEEPHTDEDMLGELQISEWLADIPGFVIYKERYIAQGKAPRSLLETHQAFYRREKRKDPDRLQWYPSPSRYLDETRFLVVELGDAGTALEDFEITTSEQLWDIFLHTAIALARAEDLIEFEHRDLHEGNLCVRQARPPLSPGSGYRFNNSGLEVTILDYGLSRASDPDRPGGKVFMDLEKDLSIFTSEHAPQCEVYRGMRSFLLRGDRGILGPKYHTTAYELPAGAVKRRKGSKRRVDWGGYYPYTNVLWLDYIYGWMVENFRGEAKVLREWEEETRELRVHLDPGQPREVMSFGGAGEVVRFAVEAGWVGEEQLMDGGGSYLSGAGAGYGGEDKKEESESEESERGSRGEEEEEEEEEEQERQSKRSVRPCRRRQA; encoded by the coding sequence ATGTCACGCACCACCACACTTCGAAAATATGGCAAATCCgagaggaagacgagggcTGAGCAGTTGTTTGAGGCATTACCAACAAGCCCGCCCACGACGAGAAAGGCCAAGGTGGAAGTCGAATCACATGAGGTCACTCGGATCACAAAACAGCTGGTATCGGTGACACTCGACGAGAAAGTGGTAATTCAagacaaggaggagatcccttcaacaacaccaaccccaccgtcatcagcaccaccaccaccaccccccgaacagcagccatcaacacccaagcaaccacaatctcctcccccaagacGGAGAATAGCACCAACCCCTGTACCAAAAGACGAACCAGTCTCCGGCCGTCTACCACAaaaaccatcacaaccctactcagaagaagaagactcAACCTTCCACTCcgacacctcctccacctcatcaaccctccGCACCCTCACCTGGTCCGAAAtctgccccccctccaacaccatcgaGAAAATCGCCGAGGCCTCCTACGCAGAAGTCTACCGCATAACCAATACCCTCggcacctccatcatcaaagtCATCCGCCTCGActcccccatcaaaccccaaaccaaaGCCCAGTCCCGCTCGGGTCTGGTAGACGAAGAACCCCACACCGACGAGGACATGCTCGGTGAGCTCCAGATATCCGAATGGCTAGCCGACATCCCCGGGTTTGTAATCTACAAAGAACGCTACATCGCCCAGGGCAAAGCCCCCAGATCACTCCTCGAAACCCACCAAGCCTTTTATCGCcgggagaagagaaaagatcCCGACCGGCTGCAGTGGTACCCCTCCCCAAGCAGGTACCTCGACGAAACCAGattcctcgtcgtcgagctAGGTGATGCGGGCACGGCGCTGGAGGATTTTGAGATTACGACTTCAGAACAGCTATGGGATATTTTTCTTCACACTGCGATTGCGCTTGCCAGAGCAGAAGATTTGATTGAGTTTGAGCATAGGGATCTTCACGAGGGGAATTTATGTGTCAGGCAGGCCCGTCCCCCTCTGTCGCCAGGGTCAGGGTACAGATTCAACAACTCTGGCTTAGAGGTCACGATACTGGATTACGGCCTCTCGCGGGCTTCGGATCCGGACCGTCCAGGGGGGAAAGTGTTTATGGACTTGGAAAAGGACTTGAGCATTTTCACGAGCGAGCACGCGCCGCAGTGTGAGGTTTAtagggggatgaggagtttTTTGCTGAGGGGGGATAGGGGTATTTTGGGGCCCAAGTATCATACTACGGCTTATGAGTTGCCGGCGGGagcggtgaagaggaggaaggggagcaagaggagggttGATTGGGGGGGGTATTATCCTTATACTAATGTGCTGTGGTTGGATTATATCTatgggtggatggtggagaaCTTTAGGGGGGAGGCAAAAGTGctgagggagtgggaggaggagacgagggagttgagggttCATCTTGATCCTGGGCagccgagggaggtgatgagctttgggggggcgggggaggtggtgaggtttgcTGTGGAGGCcgggtgggttggggaggagcagctgatggatgggggggggagttATTTGAGTGGTGCTGGGGCGGGttatggtggtgaggacaagaaggaagagagtgagagtgaggagAGTGAAAGGGGGAGcaggggtgaggaggaggaggaggaagaggaggaggagcaggagaggcaGTCAAAGAGGTCGGTGAGGCCTTGTAGACGACGACAAGCTTGA
- a CDS encoding hypothetical protein (EggNog:ENOG503NWBR; COG:S), translating to MANVIGNLFGGQKPLNPDPVKGGDSDFADFKEGAEPSPIPFTPVSNTLTGAQPVQTLRPYTKWYRLDERHSLSEFKGEGIVLSIIGLFLLFHLFGAGRNRTKAKKWIEANNAPLAAEFASVGFDGVPSSETKVAEIREKSLFEFATYATGRANVAFVDVKLTLVKRFNPLTSIFEAALGFFWDSFPAPKDVCDATIYPFDGRETQIVPSIPGTGELQAKDKSTYDNFVWALVHKDQMKQVRDDRYDLSLTVTKDHPKLPQWLTVMSESAEITDLLLTPELIKAAENAGDSFEYLIISDQPVEQPKTLDETVPRKRIFLRYSLPSNNDYTNLVPIFQYFLRISDQLAKSAHFRPEVVKKVKAVRENMIKKIQKAEEEEKAEERAIEKEKARKAKRDAELNALDAKGQKKYLEKERERELKKGTKKMTTRA from the exons ATGGCGAACGTTATTGGAAACCTCTTTGGAGGCCAGAAGCCATTGAACCCCGACCCTGTCAAGGGCGGTGATTCCG ACTTTGCAGACTTCAAGGAGGGCGCCGAGCCATCTCCCATTCCCTTTACTCCCGTCTCCAACACCCTGACCGGAGCCCAGCCCGTGCAGACACTGCGCCCCTACACAAAATGGTACCGCCTCGACGAGCGCCATTCCCTCTCTGAGTTCAAGGGCGAGGGCATCGTTCTCTCCATCAttggcctcttcctcctcttccacctcttcgGCGCTGGCCGCAACCgcaccaaggccaagaagtgGATCGAGGCCAACAACGCTCCCCTTGCCGCCGAGTTCGCCTCCGTGGGCTTTGACGGGGTTCCGTCCTCTGAGACCAAGGTGGCTGAAATTCGCGAGAAGAGTCTCTTCGAGTTTGCTACCTACGCCACCGGCCGTGCCAACGTCGCCTTCGTCGATGTCAAGCTTACTCTTGTCAAGCGCTTCAACCCGCTCACCTCCATCTTCGAGGCCGCTCTTGGATTCTTCTGGGACAGTTTCCCCGCTCCCAAGGATGTCTGTGACGCTACCATCTATCCCTTTGATGGAAGAGAGACCCAGATTGTGCCCTCTATCCCCGGCACTGGCGAGCTCCAGGCCAAGGACAAGAGCACCTATGACAACTTTGTTTGGGCTCTTGTTCACAAGGACCAGATGAAGCAAGTTCGCGATGATCGCTACGACCTGTCTCTTACCGTCACCAAGGACCACCCCAAGCTTCCCCAGTGGTTGACCGTCATGAGCGAGAGCGCCGAGATTACCGACCTTCTTTTGACCCCTGAGCTCATCAAGGCTGCTGAGAACGCTGGTGATTCTTTTGAGTATCTGATCATTTCTGACCAACCTGTTGAGCAGCCCAAGAC GCTCGATGAGACGGTTCCCCGCAAGCGCATCTTCCTCCGCTACTCGCTGCCCTCTAACAATGACTacaccaacctcgtccccaTCTTCCAGTACTTCCTCCGCATCTCTGACCAGCTCGCCAAGTCGGCCCACTTCCGGCccgaggttgtcaagaaggtcaaggcggTCCGTGAGAACATGATCAAGAAGATccagaaggccgaggaggaggagaaggctgaggagcgcgcgattgagaaggagaaggcgcgCAAGGCCAAGCGTGATGCTGAGCTGAATGCGCTGGACGCCAAGGGGCAGAAGAAGTATCTTGAGAAGGAGCGCGAGagggagttgaagaaggggaccAAGAAGATGACTACCCGTGCTTAG
- a CDS encoding hypothetical protein (EggNog:ENOG503P8SS), whose translation MCFGSSCPNCSKQSWRGCGSHVPSVLGSVPEDKWCTCEPKFTVSGKDYPPQAGQGKPAGSSSADQQEETPSGSAALSWFTSFLGGGGKK comes from the exons ATGTGCTTCGGATCTTCCTGCCCCAACTGCT CTAAGCAATCCTGGCGAGGCTGCGGCTCCCACGTCCCCTCCGTTCTCGGGTCTGTTCCCGAGGATAAGTGGTGTACTTG cGAACCCAAATTCACCGTCTCCGGCAAGGACTACCCACCCCAAGCCGGCCAAGGCAAACCCGCCGGCTCCTCTTCTGCCgatcaacaagaagaaaccCCCTCAGGTTCGGCCGCCCTGTCCTGGTTCACCAgttttcttggtggtggaggcaaGAAGTAA
- the AKL1 gene encoding Ark- serine/threonine protein kinase (COG:T; EggNog:ENOG503NW5N) encodes MASYGQAAVPAAARPAVPYGAPVPGSIPGAPPAGTFSPGTKIQVGNHRVVIQKYLSEGGFAHVYLVKLAAPVNGTDLAVLKRVAVPDKESLRGMRTEVETMKRLKGHKAIVTYIDSHASELRGGGYEVFLLMEYCNGGGLIDFMNTRLQHRLTEPEILNIFADVAEGVACMHYLRPPLLHRDLKVENVLITMVGSVRKFKLCDFGSAAAPRAAPQTVVECRLMDEDVQKHTTMQYRSPEMVDVYRKQPIDEKSDIWALGVLLYKLCYYTTPFEEQGQLAILNASFRYPSYPAFSDRLKGLIGWMLRENQQARPNIYQVLREACKMQGREPPVKDIYSGKSQGDPHQHKQSSSLQQKVTSPPLVGAVFSPKATQEQQVIPEIERMRRGRVPAAQPSAPTTATVTSPKVTNGDPFAALDARPIIKGGDELSSKFPSLDQFSLLHDHGSKFDFDQGSPQLPKDLSTRVAEKLADEAFQIKPSPSPNPTQPSQRQSIDGSRANPYPAAADPSRVSPPLKSASAPPKQPGASRASTIISNTPELQAISSPPQPLYQPTPKPTMVSTGTMTSPPPAEGPSPYQVYRFPPADGHRAASVPRAPETGLGLAPSALGDPAARSVSRTPSYQGTSQAGHVRHPSSSRPSLEGGRPSLENLASRPRPISTHLESNLDFLREKEQAPSPRFSLDRSRPSTPKLEEDKNIASNVDFLRSLEDPEPAKKDKSHKHTKRGSLSSIGAGAKNILAGRFGDAFKRFEGGNSSSGPIVRTPSPLKDLDRHDVLTPITGSVATGGHSDDDHDQDEMTPEMRREQEAQMLAQEEARVAAAQAEYRQRVAQRGSGLGGGGGPVPPPKPAGGGGGGGASRAQAIQSKVQSLLDESNRSAVVRTAQGYGQHTDRPSTSSLGGVGEEKPPYVPRKPGSIIGDKGGRPGTSSGGKPLPAPPPKPVHLGQQQAGGGMINRPASPVKREALLAVDLPGNGGAALLKMTAGEKEDYIRDFQKRFPDLQMVERDLGREGGR; translated from the exons ATGGCTTCGTACGGCCAGGCGGCGGTGCCGGCAGCGGCGCGGCCCGCAGTACCTTACGGGGCACCCGTACCAGGGAGCATCCCCGGCGCACCACCGGCGggcaccttctcccccggcACCAAGATCCAGGTCGGCAACCACCGCGTGGTGATTCAGAAATACCTCTCCGAGGGCGGCTTCGCACATGTATATCTGGTCAAGCTGGCCGCCCCCGTCAACGGGACCGACCTGGCCGTGCTCAAGCGGGTCGCCGTCCCGGACAAGGAATCGCTGCGGGGGATGCGCACCGAGGTCGAGACCATGAAGCGCCTGAAGGGCCACAAGGCCATTGTCACGTATATCGACTCTCACGCATCGGAGCTGCGCGGCGGCGGGTACGAGGTGTTTTTGCTCATGGAGTACTGCAACGGCGGCGGGCTGATCGACTTTATGAACACGCGCCTGCAGCACCGGCTGACGGAACCCGAGATTCTCAACATTTTTGCCGACGTTGCTGAGGGCGTGGCCTGCATGCATTACCTCCGACCGCCGCTTTTGCACCGCGACTTGAAGGTCGAGAATGTGCTAATCACCATGGTTGGGTCTGTCCGGAAGTTCAAGCTCTGCGATTTCggttcggcggcggcaccgcGCGCGGCTCCCCAGACGGTGGTCGAGTGCAggttgatggatgaggatgttcaGAAACACACCACGATGCAGTACAGGAGTCCGGAAATGGTCGATGTCTACAGGAAACAGCCGATTGACGAGAAGTCGGACATTTGGGCGCTCGGCGTGCTGCTGTACAAGCTTTGCTATTATACCACGCCTTTTGAGGAGCAGGGACAGCTTGCTATTCTGAATGCCAGTTTCAGATATCCTAGTTACCCTGCCTTTTCAGATAGGCTCAAGGGACTTattg GCTGGATGCTGCGTGAAAATCAGCAGGCCAGGCCGAATATTTATCAGGTACTCCGTGAGGCCTGCAAAATGCAGGGCCGGGAGCCACCAGTCAAAGAT ATTTACTCGGGGAAGTCGCAGGGAGACCCTCATCAGCATAAACAGAGTTCATCACTACAGCAAAAGGTCACGTCGCCGCCTCTTGTTGGCGCCGTGTTTTCTCCGAAAGCCACTCAGGAACAGCAGGTCATTCCCGAGATTGAGCGCATGAGGCGAGGCCGAGTGCCGGCTGCCCAGCCCAGTGCtccgacaacagcaacagtcACGTCACCCAAGGTGACGAATGGAGATCCCTTTGCCGCGCTTGATGCGAGGCCAATAATCAAGGGCGGGGATGAACTGTCATCAAAATTCCCGTCTCTTGACCAGTTTTCGCTTCTACATGACCATGGATCCAAATTCGACTTTGACCAGGGGTCGCCGCAATTACCCAAGGATCTGTCAACAAGGGTGGCGGAGAAGTTGGCAGATGAGGCTTTCCAGATCAAGCCCTCGCCTTCGCCAAATCCAACGCAACCAAGCCAACGGCAGTCCATTGACGGAAGCAGAGCCAACCCCTATCCAGCGGCAGCAGACCCATCACGGGTGTCTCCTCCGCTCAAGTCTGCCTCTGCGCCACCAAAACAACCTGGGGCCAGCCGAGCGTCGACCATCATTTCCAACACCCCCGAGCTGCAGGCAATTTCTTCACCCCCGCAGCCTCTTTACCAGCCAACTCCTAAACCAACCATGGTGTCGACTGGCACCATGACATCGCCACCGCCGGCGGAAGGACCCTCGCCGTACCAAGTGTATCGATTCCCACCTGCTGATGGTCACCGCGCAGCCAGTGTACCCAGAGCTCCAGAGACAGGTCTCGGTCTTGCTCCCTCGGCGCTCGGAGATCCAGCAGCTCGGTCAGTTTCCCGGACGCCATCATATCAAGGCACATCACAGGCCGGCCACGTTCgccatccttcttcctcgagGCCGTCCCTAGAAGGCGGACGGCCAAGCCTGGAGAACCTTGCATCACGCCCAAGACCAATCAGCACTCACCTCGAATCCAACCTGGACTTTCTCCGCGAAAAGGAACAAGCCCCCTCTCCAAGATTTTCCCTCGACAGAAGCCGCCCGTCGACCCCCAAACTGGAAGAAGACAAAAACATTGCCTCCAACGTTGACTTTCTCCGCTCTCTCGAAGACCCGGAACcggccaagaaggacaaATCCCATAAGCACACGAAGCGGGGGAGTCTGTCTTCCATCGGCGCCGGAGCGAAGAATATCCTCGCAGGCAGGTTTGGCGATGCGTTTAAGCGGTTTGAAGGCGGGAATTCCTCCTCTGGTCCTATCGTCCGGACGCCGTCTCCGCTCAAAGACCTCGACCGTCATGATGTTTTGACTCCCATTACGGGATCGGTAGCCACGGGCGGGCATAGCGATGATGATCATGACCAGGATGAGATGACGCCTGAGATGAGGCGCGAGCAAGAAGCGCAGATGCtggcgcaggaggaggccaGGGTCGCTGCCGCGCAGGCGGAGTATAGACAGCGAGTTGCGCAACGGGGCAGTGGTTtaggggggggtggtggtccagTCCCGCCTCCTAAAccggctgggggagggggagggggcggagcGTCAAGGGCGCAGGCGATACAGAGCAAGGTGCAGAGTTTGCTGGATGAGAGCAATCGGAGTGCTGTTGTTAGGACTGCGCAGGGGTATGGACAGCATACTGATcggccatcaacatcatcattggggggggttggggaggagaaaccGCCGTATGTGCCGAGGAAACCGGGCAGTATCATTGGGGATAAAGGAGGGAGGCCGGGGACGAGTTCGGGTGGGAAGCCGTTGcctgcgccgccgccgaagccgGTGCATTTGGGACAGCAACaggcgggtggtgggatgataAACAGGCCGGCTTCGCCTGTTAAGAGAGAGGCGTTGTTGGCGGTGGATTTACCGGGGAATGGGGGGGCTGCGTTGCTGAAGATGACggcgggggagaaggaggattaTATTAGGGATTTTCAGAAGAGGTTTCCGGATTTGcagatggtggagagggatttggggagggagggtggcAGATAG
- a CDS encoding hypothetical protein (EggNog:ENOG503NUN0; COG:E) has product MHTNSPLSPSLSALLAFLAQAIYVTFFFVPRPPQQPRSSKARNDDMTTPDEAGTKVIAQDNASRSSSRDEEMGILTPVENNQLKKSLKNRHLQMIAMGGAIGAGLFIGSGAALSAGGPGSVLICYTLIGIMMLFTCQALAELSVVYPSNGAFFEHCLRFLDPTWGFAIGWGYALTWLIILPFELIAASITIQFWNDTINMGVWVTVFLVVLALIQIFGVRGYGEVECALSVIKIIACTGFIILGIVINTGAVGRQGYLGGEYWSDPGAFRNGFEGFASVFVIASFSFGGTELAGLAAAESENPEKSVPKACKQVFWRISFFYILNLFIMGLILPSDDPRLLGSEGANSKASPFVLAIQDAGIKVLPHIMNGVITIAVISVANSSSFGFTRTVQAMAQVGMAPTCLAKIDKQGRPVRCTIVLLLFALIAYVGLAPNDAGMKLFDWLLAVTGVTYFFIWGSICLAHIRFRKAMEVQGLSLDLVPYKPSGGVWGSWIALIFNGVCLAAAFYVCAKPKPGATAAETAEKFFKGYLAAPVMFVLWLGWKVKTGEWRLQTPLHAIDLKTDAKFRDPVNFEPEEKKPLRKRMLGALF; this is encoded by the exons ATGCATACTAATAGCCCGCTATCCCCCTCCTTGTCTGCTCTGCTGGCCTTCCTCGCTCAGGCCATTTATGTcacatttttttttgttccgagaccaccccaacaaccacgtTCATCAAAAGCAAGAAACGACGACATGACTACACCAGACGAGGCCGGCACCAAGGTGATAGCGCAGGATAATGCTTCCCGCTCCAGCAGCCgggacgaggagatggggatACTGACCCCGGTCGAGAACAACCAGCTCAAGAAGTCCCTCAAGAACAGGCATCTTCAAATGATTGCCATGG GTGGTGCGATTGGCGCTGGTCTCTTCATTGGGTCTGGGGCAGCGTTGAGTGCAGGTGGACCAGGCAGCGTG CTTATATGCTACACTCTCATCGGAATAATGATGTTGTTTACTTGTCAGGCTCTCGCCGAGCTCTCGGTCGTCTATCCTTCCAATGGCGCCTTTTTCGAACACTGCTTAAGATTTCTCGACCCAACATG GGGCTTTGCCATCGGCTGGGGCTACGCTCTAACCTGGCTGATCATCCTTCCTTTTGAGCTTATTGCGGCCTCGATCACGATACAATTTTGGAATGACACAATTAACATGGGAGTATGGGTGACGGTGTTTCTGGTAGTACTGGCACTTATTCAAATATTTGGAGTTCGAGGATATGGCGAAG TCGAATGTGCCCTCAGCGTCATCAAGATCATAGCCTGCACCGGCTTCATCATACTCggcatcgtcatcaacaCGGGCGCTGTGGGAAGGCAGGGATACTTGGGCGGCGAATACTGGAGCGACCCGGGTGCTTTCAGGAACGGCTTTGAGGGCTTTGCCAGCGTGTTTGTGATcgcttctttctctttcggcGGCACCGAACTGGCCGGTCTCGCGGCGGCCGAATCAGAGAACCCCGAGAAGTCGGTCCCCAAAGCCTGCAAGCAGGTCTTTTGGCGCATCTCTTTCTTTTACATTCTCAACCTATTCATCATGGGCCTGATTTTGCCATCCGACGATCCCCGACTCCTCGGATCAGAGGGCGCCAACAGCAAAGCATCACCATTCGTTTTGGCGATCCAGGATGCCGGAATCAAGGTGCTCCCACACATCATGAACGgcgtcatcaccatcgccgtcATCAGTGTCGCCAACTCGTCGTCGTTTGGTTTCACTCGCACTGTCCAGGCGATGGCTCAAGTTGGCATGGCACCCACTTGCCTGGCCAAAATCGACAAGCAGGGCCGTCCTGTGCGTTGCACCATCGTGCTCCTCCTGTTTGCCTTGATTGCGTATGTCGGGCTGGCACCGAACGATGCGGGTATGAAGTTGTTCGACTGGCTTCTTGCCGTCACTGGCGTGACGTATTTCTTCATCTGGGGCTCGATTTGCCTCGCGCACATTCGCTTCCGGAAGGCTATGGAGGTCCAAGGCTTGTCCCTTGACCTGGTCCCATACAAGCCATCAGGTGGTGTCTGGGGAAGCTGGATTGCCCTCATTTTCAACGGCGTCTGTCTCGCAGCCGCCTTCTACGTCTGCGCCAAG CCTAAACCAGGTGCTACTGCGGCGGAGACGGCTGAGAAGTTCTTCAAGGGCTACCTGGCCGCACCGGTGATGTTTGTTCTCTGGCTCGGGTGGAAGGTGAAGACGGGAGAGTGGAGGCTGCAGACGCCTCTGCACGCGATTGATCTCAAGACGGATGCCAAGTTTAGGGATCCGGTCAATTTCGAGcctgaagaaaagaaacccTTACGCAAACGCATGTTGGGAGCCCTTTTCTGA